Proteins from one Flavobacterium branchiarum genomic window:
- a CDS encoding ankyrin repeat domain-containing protein, with protein sequence MKTTLKLLVIILFLVSCKQEDRNVTFFKLTDAYDLALAVEKEDLVKIENLVNQDKKMLEIVDPISFSNVLSLALTLENFDSFKKLLELGANPNFINPLTKRSVLIDACKFYNKPKPYAIDLRYIKLLLKKGANPNYTIDNDFTDKEGNYHTATSPLHEASSLDLSMVKILIKAGADPYKKLNQNKKSPFSYSLQGDSSNKFEVANYFIDSLNVNLKEPISINTQQPFNQEVVVFVQDEVINRFLLAKIKGNIKELDSLKKENKDIESANFERWKFIKKLESKGVNFKDYNYKM encoded by the coding sequence ATGAAAACTACATTAAAATTATTAGTTATTATTTTATTTTTAGTTAGTTGTAAACAAGAGGATAGAAATGTCACTTTTTTTAAACTCACAGATGCTTATGATTTAGCTCTAGCTGTTGAAAAAGAAGATTTAGTTAAAATTGAAAATTTAGTTAATCAAGATAAAAAAATGTTAGAAATAGTTGATCCTATTTCATTTTCCAACGTTTTAAGTTTGGCATTAACACTTGAGAATTTTGACTCATTCAAGAAGTTGTTAGAATTAGGAGCAAATCCTAATTTTATAAATCCTCTAACTAAGCGAAGTGTTTTAATTGATGCATGTAAATTTTATAATAAGCCAAAACCTTATGCTATTGATTTAAGATATATAAAGCTATTGTTAAAAAAAGGAGCAAATCCAAATTATACAATAGATAATGATTTTACAGATAAAGAAGGAAATTATCATACAGCAACTTCTCCACTACATGAAGCAAGTTCATTAGATTTATCTATGGTTAAAATTTTGATAAAAGCGGGAGCGGATCCGTACAAAAAGTTAAATCAGAATAAAAAATCTCCTTTTTCATATTCGTTACAAGGTGATTCTAGTAATAAATTCGAAGTCGCAAATTATTTTATAGATAGTTTAAACGTTAATTTAAAAGAGCCAATTTCAATAAATACGCAACAACCTTTTAATCAAGAGGTTGTTGTTTTTGTTCAGGATGAAGTAATAAATAGGTTCTTATTAGCAAAAATAAAAGGGAATATTAAAGAGTTGGATAGTTTAAAAAAAGAAAACAAAGATATTGAATCAGCTAATTTTGAGAGATGGAAGTTTATTAAAAAGCTTGAAAGCAAAGGAGTAAATTTCAAAGATTATAACTACAAGATGTAA
- a CDS encoding RHS repeat domain-containing protein, with amino-acid sequence MAYLPFGEVLFEEHSSSFSSPNLFNGKELDRETNMTYYSARYLDMKTSLWLSVDPLAEKFFNQSPYNYVLNNPVRFIDPDGRSPKDPIQGFAVNVIQVKSYIPGTKTPSTYQFTPSATHLLSLVSGVSEKSIQSTTLSFKKFGGGAMTTGDDSKNGNITYYNARANSLGFMELSSHEVGHLPQLDDYGGVKHIARSIGAYIVEAIININAINDNDYGDIIHNNSPLEQQAEVGSGIFRDFSKFVDENYGNGKKNMIQKTFNNKANKESDINSRIDKWWKAYKTERYEKIDYSDVPDN; translated from the coding sequence GTGGCGTACCTTCCCTTTGGTGAAGTTCTGTTTGAAGAGCATAGTTCATCTTTTTCGAGTCCCAATCTTTTTAACGGAAAAGAACTCGACAGAGAAACCAATATGACCTATTACAGTGCTAGGTATTTGGATATGAAAACGAGTCTGTGGTTGAGTGTTGATCCGTTGGCTGAGAAGTTTTTTAATCAATCTCCGTATAATTATGTGCTTAATAATCCTGTGAGATTTATAGATCCTGACGGACGATCTCCTAAAGATCCTATTCAAGGATTTGCTGTTAATGTAATACAAGTTAAGTCTTATATACCGGGTACCAAGACCCCTTCTACATATCAATTTACTCCGTCAGCTACTCATTTACTTTCTTTAGTTTCTGGGGTAAGTGAAAAGTCTATACAAAGTACAACTTTATCATTTAAGAAATTTGGAGGAGGAGCAATGACAACTGGAGATGATTCTAAAAATGGAAACATTACTTACTATAATGCTAGAGCAAATTCCTTAGGTTTTATGGAGTTAAGTTCTCACGAAGTTGGGCATTTACCCCAATTAGATGACTATGGTGGAGTAAAGCATATTGCTAGATCAATTGGAGCATATATAGTTGAAGCTATTATTAATATAAATGCAATAAATGATAATGATTATGGAGATATAATACATAATAATTCTCCTTTAGAACAACAAGCAGAAGTTGGCTCTGGAATTTTTAGAGATTTTTCAAAATTTGTAGACGAAAATTATGGTAATGGAAAAAAGAATATGATACAAAAAACATTTAATAATAAAGCAAACAAAGAAAGTGATATAAATAGTAGAATTGATAAATGGTGGAAAGCCTATAAAACAGAAAGATATGAAAAAATTGATTACTCAGATGTTCCCGACAATTAA
- a CDS encoding RHS repeat-associated core domain-containing protein, whose translation MPFGEVLFEEHSSSFSSPNLFNGKELDRETNMTYYSARYLDMKTSLWLNVDPLAEKMPNYGAYAFCFNNPIRFVDPDGREGDDWVARADNSVYWDDNATSQRTTKDGETYLGKEVSYTSERGTTVNLHSNKTWSEQLVFANINTDNNINSDNNAVQNETTSSSAIDLGGVANAVLVTNIYTEALASLSNSNAKLVMKYGSGEFSAAQLTIQNSTRMTKIAGAAGLSGKVLGGLSLGITAYQYGSGQISGREASIDGVMGVVGFLGPIGAATSLTYFTGKAIYEYSSGETVFEKPKN comes from the coding sequence ATGCCCTTTGGTGAAGTTTTGTTTGAGGAGCATTCTAGTTCGTTTTCTAGTCCTAATCTTTTCAATGGAAAAGAACTCGACAGAGAAACGAATATGACCTATTATAGTGCTCGGTATTTGGATATGAAAACGAGTCTGTGGTTAAATGTTGACCCATTGGCGGAGAAGATGCCTAATTATGGAGCGTATGCTTTTTGTTTTAATAATCCAATACGATTTGTAGACCCTGATGGTAGAGAAGGTGATGATTGGGTTGCAAGAGCAGATAATAGTGTATATTGGGATGATAATGCTACTTCACAAAGAACAACTAAAGACGGAGAGACTTACTTAGGTAAAGAAGTAAGCTATACATCGGAACGTGGTACTACTGTAAATTTACATTCAAATAAAACATGGAGTGAACAACTTGTATTTGCAAATATCAATACTGATAACAATATCAATTCTGATAATAATGCAGTACAAAATGAAACCACAAGTTCAAGCGCAATTGATTTAGGAGGAGTAGCGAATGCAGTTTTAGTAACAAATATTTACACAGAAGCATTAGCAAGCCTTTCTAATAGTAATGCTAAATTAGTTATGAAATACGGTTCGGGTGAATTTAGTGCAGCGCAATTGACTATTCAAAATAGCACTAGGATGACTAAAATAGCTGGAGCAGCAGGTCTGTCTGGTAAAGTTTTAGGAGGATTAAGTTTAGGTATAACGGCTTATCAGTATGGTTCTGGACAAATTAGTGGAAGAGAAGCTTCTATTGATGGAGTTATGGGCGTTGTTGGATTTTTAGGTCCAATTGGAGCGGCAACAAGTTTAACCTATTTTACAGGAAAAGCTATATATGAATATTCTTCTGGAGAAACAGTATTTGAAAAACCCAAAAATTAA